In Prosthecomicrobium sp. N25, one DNA window encodes the following:
- a CDS encoding sensor histidine kinase has translation MQAAIDVLFGSTAMSPLGVALAWRSEPIALMILGELALAAALVTVAVLAARRLGGLESSSLRRLVLFAAGLGVLAQAVAIVVFWQPAYGVLGLARLAFGLLAAFAAVRFASGLMRRRDKDASDGRRLAQEADRDRRLVLELRESNAELERHVEARTRELVEAKDRFEAALAGSRITVATQDRDLRYRWVHNPPLGRNAEDLLGRSDADILPDDAAAQLNAVKFGVMNTGQPASTEIEAFDPARGRIWLRVHVSPHTVAGQAVEGVHSVVIDVTDERRRADMLEHVTQALAEANARFDTALGGSNISMFRQDRDLRYTWIHNPPPGISAEDFLGRDDEASLPEPAARALVPAKRRVMETGAPDRLEFALRVGDAVRWFDMRIEPLAERHRIVGLMSVAIDITDQKEHQQQMKVVMRELTHRSKNLLAVVQGIARQTAQTVEDLPTFVDRFGARLQALARAHDILVDESWRGASLDELIASQLGHVIEKADDRLDDRGERVMLKPEAAQNVALALHELATNAAKYGALSTPDGRIAVRWGLHEPEPADSGAAPTFEITWQERGGPPVAEPKRKGFGRLMIERLVPRAIDGTSELVFDPQGIRWTLRFPTEYLAEVTPRPDRATTPAVS, from the coding sequence TTGCAGGCAGCCATCGACGTCCTGTTCGGATCGACGGCCATGTCTCCGCTCGGGGTGGCGCTGGCCTGGCGCAGCGAACCGATCGCCCTGATGATCCTCGGTGAACTCGCCCTTGCGGCCGCCCTGGTGACCGTTGCCGTGTTGGCCGCGCGCCGCCTGGGCGGACTCGAGTCTTCGTCCCTTCGCCGTCTCGTCCTGTTCGCCGCCGGCCTCGGTGTCCTCGCCCAGGCCGTCGCGATCGTCGTGTTCTGGCAGCCCGCCTACGGCGTGCTCGGACTCGCCCGCCTGGCTTTCGGGCTCCTGGCCGCTTTCGCCGCGGTGAGGTTTGCGTCGGGGCTCATGCGCCGCAGGGACAAGGACGCCTCTGATGGCCGCAGGCTCGCCCAGGAGGCCGACCGCGACCGGCGCCTCGTGCTCGAGCTCCGCGAGAGCAACGCCGAACTGGAACGCCACGTGGAGGCACGGACGCGGGAGCTCGTGGAGGCGAAGGATCGCTTCGAGGCCGCGCTGGCCGGCTCCCGGATCACCGTGGCGACCCAGGACCGGGACCTTCGCTACCGGTGGGTCCACAACCCCCCGCTCGGGCGCAACGCCGAGGACCTCCTCGGCCGCTCCGACGCCGACATCCTGCCCGACGATGCCGCCGCGCAACTGAACGCCGTCAAGTTCGGCGTGATGAACACGGGCCAGCCCGCATCCACGGAAATCGAGGCCTTCGACCCCGCACGCGGCCGCATCTGGCTGCGCGTCCACGTGTCGCCGCACACCGTTGCCGGCCAGGCGGTCGAGGGAGTGCATTCCGTGGTGATCGACGTCACGGACGAGCGCCGCCGCGCCGACATGCTCGAGCACGTGACCCAGGCGCTCGCCGAGGCGAACGCGCGCTTTGACACGGCTCTGGGCGGCTCCAACATCTCCATGTTCCGCCAGGACCGCGACCTCCGCTACACCTGGATCCACAACCCGCCCCCCGGGATCAGCGCCGAGGACTTCCTCGGCCGCGATGACGAAGCCTCGCTGCCGGAGCCCGCCGCCCGGGCCCTCGTGCCCGCCAAGCGCCGCGTCATGGAGACCGGGGCGCCCGACCGGCTCGAGTTCGCCCTGAGGGTCGGGGACGCGGTCCGCTGGTTCGACATGCGCATCGAGCCCCTCGCCGAGCGCCACCGCATCGTCGGCCTGATGTCCGTGGCGATCGACATCACCGACCAGAAGGAACACCAGCAGCAGATGAAGGTGGTCATGCGCGAGCTGACCCACCGCTCCAAGAACCTGCTCGCCGTCGTCCAGGGCATCGCCCGCCAGACGGCGCAGACCGTCGAGGACCTGCCGACCTTCGTGGACCGCTTCGGCGCCCGGCTGCAGGCGCTGGCCCGCGCCCACGACATCCTCGTCGACGAGTCCTGGCGTGGCGCATCGCTCGACGAGCTGATCGCGAGCCAGCTCGGCCACGTCATCGAGAAGGCCGACGATCGCCTCGACGACCGGGGCGAGCGCGTCATGCTGAAGCCGGAGGCGGCCCAGAACGTCGCGCTCGCGCTCCACGAACTGGCCACCAACGCGGCCAAGTACGGCGCCCTGTCCACCCCCGACGGGCGCATCGCCGTGCGCTGGGGCCTGCACGAGCCCGAGCCGGCCGACAGCGGCGCTGCACCCACCTTCGAGATCACCTGGCAGGAGCGCGGCGGCCCCCCGGTCGCCGAGCCGAAGCGCAAGGGCTTCGGCCGCCTGATGATCGAGCGGCTCGTGCCCCGCGCCATCGACGGCACCTCGGAACTCGTCTTCGACCCGCAGGGGATCCGCTGGACGCTGCGTTTCCCGACCGAATACCTCGCCGAGGTCACGCCGCGCCCGGACAGGGCGACCACGCCGGCCGTCTCGTAA
- a CDS encoding DUF2336 domain-containing protein, with protein sequence MFTRLLELAREGSTEKRRELFVAVSDLFVEGVDRYSDREVVLFGEVLGRLLEAAPIEDRIAVSRKVAPMSKTPRDFVLRLADDEAPVAEPVLERSPVLTVADLIELAGRKSDDHRVAIARRPVLPEVVTDILVDRGGPIVLETVTENQGARFSGRSQSLLAERAAASRRLAEAFARRTDFSPTLIDGVVRILTPAARRSLGERADVDGLVDDAVTTLAFARAEAQRQRMEARGFAADIQDGRRGIDEILSLLVGQRRVLDIACVLSVLAEVPESHVANAMQKPSGTAVAVICKHLDVSPAVYAELARLRGDRLCLSEDEIDLMLFEYRDMTPGTADRALKFHQKRNTSRYGRS encoded by the coding sequence ATGTTCACGAGGTTGCTCGAGCTTGCGAGGGAGGGCTCGACCGAGAAGCGGCGGGAGCTGTTCGTCGCGGTCTCGGACCTGTTCGTGGAGGGCGTGGACCGTTACAGCGACCGCGAGGTGGTCCTCTTCGGCGAAGTCCTCGGGCGGCTCCTGGAAGCTGCGCCGATCGAGGACCGGATCGCCGTATCCCGGAAGGTCGCACCCATGTCCAAGACCCCGCGCGACTTCGTCCTGAGGCTCGCCGACGACGAGGCTCCGGTGGCCGAGCCCGTGCTCGAACGATCCCCCGTCCTGACGGTTGCCGACCTGATCGAGCTCGCCGGCCGCAAGAGCGACGATCATCGCGTCGCCATCGCGCGGCGCCCGGTGCTCCCCGAGGTCGTGACCGACATCCTCGTCGACCGCGGCGGCCCGATCGTGCTCGAGACCGTGACCGAGAACCAGGGCGCCCGCTTCTCCGGCCGCTCGCAGTCGCTGCTCGCCGAGCGCGCGGCCGCCAGCCGCCGCCTCGCCGAGGCCTTCGCACGCCGTACCGACTTTTCGCCGACCCTGATCGACGGGGTCGTCCGCATCCTGACACCGGCCGCCCGGCGCTCCCTCGGGGAGCGCGCCGATGTCGACGGTCTCGTCGACGACGCGGTGACCACGCTCGCCTTCGCCCGCGCCGAGGCGCAGCGGCAGCGCATGGAGGCCCGCGGCTTCGCCGCCGACATCCAGGACGGCCGCCGGGGGATCGACGAGATCCTGTCCCTGCTGGTCGGGCAGCGCCGCGTGCTCGACATCGCTTGCGTGCTGTCCGTGCTCGCCGAGGTGCCGGAGAGCCACGTCGCCAACGCCATGCAGAAGCCGAGCGGCACGGCCGTCGCGGTGATCTGCAAGCATCTCGACGTGTCGCCCGCCGTCTATGCGGAGTTGGCGCGTCTGCGCGGCGACCGCCTGTGCCTCAGCGAGGACGAGATCGACCTGATGCTGTTCGAGTACCGGGACATGACCCCCGGCACCGCCGACCGCGCCCTCAAGTTCCACCAGAAGCGGAATACAAGCCGGTACGGCCGGTCCTGA
- the fumC gene encoding class II fumarate hydratase, whose amino-acid sequence MTDKPAPATRTETDTMGSVDVPADRYWGAQTQRSIGNFPIGTDRFRWGRPVIRALGILKRAAAEANAELGELDRTKADLIIRAADEVIAGGLDAHFPLVVFQTGSGTQSNMNANEVISNRAIELAGGRMGSKDPVHPNNDVNHGQSSNDTFPTAMHIAVVEELHRRLFPAVERLRDTLAAKAAAYADVVKTGRTHLQDATPITLGQEIGAWVAGLDFGLGAVRRALPGLHDLAIGGTAVGTGLNAHPQFGDRAAARIAALTGHPFRSAPDKFFALAAHDALVDVSAALRTLAGSLMKMANDVRWLASGPRTGIGEILIPENEPGSSIMPGKVNPTQSEALTMVCVQVFGNDVAVAFAGTQGNFQLNVFKPVMVHNVLESLGLLADAALAFEEHCARGIEPNRARIAENLEKNLMLVTALNRHIGYDAAAAIAKAAHKSGSTLREAALASGKVTAEDFDRIVVPLEMTRP is encoded by the coding sequence ATGACCGACAAGCCCGCCCCCGCGACCCGCACCGAGACGGACACCATGGGGTCCGTCGACGTGCCCGCCGATCGCTACTGGGGGGCCCAGACCCAGCGCTCCATCGGAAACTTTCCGATCGGCACCGACCGTTTCCGCTGGGGCCGCCCTGTGATCCGCGCGCTCGGCATCCTGAAGCGCGCCGCCGCCGAGGCGAACGCGGAGCTCGGCGAACTCGACCGCACGAAGGCCGACCTGATCATCCGCGCCGCCGACGAGGTCATCGCCGGCGGCCTGGACGCGCATTTCCCGCTGGTCGTGTTCCAGACCGGCTCCGGCACCCAGTCCAACATGAACGCCAACGAGGTGATCTCCAACCGGGCGATCGAGCTCGCCGGCGGCCGCATGGGGTCGAAGGACCCCGTCCACCCCAACAACGACGTCAACCACGGCCAGTCCTCGAACGACACCTTCCCGACGGCCATGCACATCGCCGTGGTGGAGGAGCTGCACCGCCGCCTGTTCCCCGCCGTGGAACGGCTGCGCGACACGCTCGCCGCCAAGGCCGCCGCCTACGCCGACGTGGTCAAGACCGGCCGGACCCACCTCCAGGACGCCACCCCGATCACCCTCGGCCAGGAGATCGGCGCCTGGGTCGCCGGTCTCGACTTCGGCCTCGGGGCCGTCCGCCGCGCATTGCCGGGCCTCCACGACCTGGCGATCGGCGGCACGGCGGTCGGCACAGGCCTCAACGCCCACCCCCAATTCGGCGACCGCGCCGCCGCCCGGATCGCCGCCCTGACCGGCCACCCCTTCCGGTCCGCTCCCGACAAGTTCTTCGCGCTCGCCGCCCACGACGCCCTGGTGGACGTCTCGGCCGCGCTCCGGACCCTCGCCGGCAGCCTGATGAAGATGGCCAACGACGTGCGCTGGCTGGCGAGCGGCCCGCGCACCGGCATCGGCGAGATCCTGATTCCCGAGAACGAGCCCGGCTCGTCGATCATGCCCGGCAAGGTGAACCCGACCCAGTCCGAGGCCCTGACCATGGTCTGCGTGCAGGTCTTCGGCAACGACGTCGCCGTCGCCTTCGCGGGCACCCAGGGCAATTTCCAGCTCAACGTCTTCAAGCCGGTGATGGTCCACAACGTCCTGGAGAGCCTGGGGCTCCTCGCCGACGCGGCCCTCGCCTTCGAGGAGCACTGCGCGCGCGGCATCGAGCCGAACCGCGCCCGCATCGCCGAGAACCTGGAGAAGAACCTGATGCTGGTGACGGCGCTGAACCGCCATATCGGCTACGACGCCGCCGCCGCGATCGCCAAGGCGGCCCACAAGTCCGGCAGTACGCTGCGCGAGGCGGCCCTCGCCTCCGGCAAAGTCACGGCCGAGGATTTCGACCGCATCGTCGTGCCGCTCGAGATGACCCGGCCCTGA
- the pheT gene encoding phenylalanine--tRNA ligase subunit beta — MKFTLSWLKDHLDTSASLDEIVETLTMIGLEVEGVDDKAKALRPFTVAYVISAEQHPNADRLRVCMVDTGHGEPVQVVCGAPNARTGMKSVFSPPGTYIPGKDITLGVGTIRGVESRGMLCSAAELQLSDDHTGIIELPSDAPVGLSYVAYAELDDPVIDVSLTPNRADCTGVRGIARDLAATDLGTLKPDPMRGIHGLFPSPQKVELALAPEDSAACSAFFGRYVRGVRNGPSPEWVQKRLRAVGLRPINALVDITNYISLDRGRPLHVYDADKLTGTIRARMGRTGESFLALDNKTYAVDERMCVIADDRAVLGLGGIIGGEDTGCSEETRNVFIECAYFDPLKIAETGRRTGIVSDARYRFERGVDPAFLGPGIELATRMVLDLCGGEPSEVVRVGAAPDPDRIITFPLSEVKRLSGLDLNWIEVKHILERLGFIVVSATDEFRVSPPSWRGDIHGKADLVEEVVRIHGLKNVPLKPLERMGSVGEKVLTLLQVRRSRARRTLAARGMMEAVTWSFVSKAEAEQFGGGQPALALANPIAADLSDMRPSLLPGLLGAAQRNADRGLGDVALFEVGQVFRGDRPEDQKTHASGVRRGTAVMTGAGRHWSGSAPTVSWADAKADALAVLEALGAPVDRVQLARTAPAWYHPGRSGVFQLGPQNVLAVFGELHPRLLEALDVGGPLVAFEVMLEAVPEPKARPTRSKGALSVSELMPVRRDFAFVVDEAVEADRLVKAARGADKTLITEVGVFDVFRGPAIGEGKKSVAIEVVLQPQGKTMTDEEIEALGAKVVAAAAKATGAVLRG; from the coding sequence ATGAAGTTCACCCTTTCCTGGCTGAAGGACCACCTCGACACGAGCGCGTCGCTCGACGAGATCGTCGAGACGCTGACGATGATCGGCCTGGAGGTCGAGGGCGTCGACGACAAGGCGAAGGCGCTCCGGCCCTTCACGGTCGCGTATGTGATCTCGGCCGAGCAGCACCCGAACGCGGACCGGCTGCGCGTCTGCATGGTCGATACCGGCCACGGCGAGCCGGTGCAGGTCGTCTGCGGCGCCCCGAACGCCCGCACCGGCATGAAGTCCGTCTTCTCGCCGCCCGGGACCTACATCCCGGGCAAGGACATCACACTCGGGGTCGGCACGATCCGGGGGGTGGAGAGCCGCGGCATGCTCTGCTCGGCGGCGGAACTGCAGCTCTCCGACGACCACACGGGCATCATCGAACTGCCGTCGGACGCGCCGGTGGGCCTCTCCTACGTGGCCTATGCGGAGCTCGACGACCCGGTCATCGACGTCTCGCTGACGCCGAACCGGGCGGACTGCACCGGCGTGCGCGGCATCGCGCGGGACCTCGCGGCGACGGACCTCGGCACCCTGAAGCCGGACCCGATGCGCGGCATCCACGGGCTCTTCCCCTCCCCGCAGAAGGTCGAACTGGCGCTCGCGCCCGAGGATTCGGCCGCATGCTCGGCCTTCTTCGGCCGGTATGTCCGCGGGGTCCGGAACGGGCCGAGCCCGGAGTGGGTGCAGAAGCGGTTGCGCGCGGTCGGGCTACGGCCCATCAACGCGCTGGTCGACATCACCAACTACATCTCGCTCGACCGCGGGCGGCCGCTCCACGTCTACGACGCCGACAAGCTCACCGGCACGATCCGGGCCCGCATGGGCCGGACCGGGGAGAGCTTCCTGGCGCTCGACAACAAGACCTACGCGGTCGACGAGCGGATGTGCGTCATCGCCGACGACCGGGCTGTGCTCGGGCTCGGCGGCATCATCGGCGGGGAGGACACGGGCTGCTCGGAGGAGACGCGCAACGTCTTCATCGAGTGCGCCTATTTCGACCCGCTGAAGATCGCCGAGACAGGCCGGCGGACCGGCATCGTATCGGACGCGCGCTACCGCTTCGAGCGCGGCGTCGACCCGGCCTTCCTGGGGCCCGGGATCGAGCTCGCGACCCGGATGGTGCTCGACCTGTGCGGCGGCGAGCCGTCCGAGGTGGTGCGCGTCGGGGCGGCGCCCGATCCGGACCGGATCATCACCTTCCCGCTCTCGGAGGTGAAGCGCCTCTCGGGGCTCGACCTCAACTGGATCGAGGTGAAGCACATCCTGGAGCGGCTCGGATTCATCGTCGTCTCGGCGACCGACGAGTTCCGCGTCTCGCCGCCGTCCTGGCGCGGCGACATCCACGGCAAGGCCGACCTGGTCGAGGAGGTGGTGCGCATCCACGGCCTGAAGAACGTGCCGCTGAAGCCGCTCGAGCGCATGGGCTCGGTCGGCGAGAAGGTGCTGACGCTCCTGCAGGTGCGCCGGTCGCGCGCGCGGCGGACGCTGGCGGCGCGCGGCATGATGGAGGCGGTGACCTGGTCCTTCGTGTCGAAGGCGGAGGCCGAGCAGTTCGGCGGCGGGCAGCCGGCGCTGGCGCTCGCCAACCCGATCGCCGCCGACCTCTCCGACATGCGGCCCAGCCTGCTGCCCGGCCTTCTCGGCGCGGCCCAGCGCAACGCCGACCGGGGCCTCGGCGACGTCGCCCTGTTCGAGGTCGGCCAGGTGTTCCGCGGCGATCGCCCGGAGGATCAGAAGACCCATGCGAGCGGCGTCAGGCGGGGCACCGCGGTGATGACCGGGGCCGGACGGCACTGGTCGGGCAGCGCGCCGACGGTCTCGTGGGCGGACGCGAAGGCGGACGCGCTGGCGGTCCTGGAGGCGCTCGGCGCGCCGGTCGACCGGGTCCAGCTCGCGCGGACCGCGCCGGCCTGGTACCACCCGGGCCGCTCGGGCGTCTTCCAGCTCGGGCCGCAGAACGTGCTGGCGGTCTTCGGCGAGTTGCACCCGCGGCTCCTGGAGGCCCTCGACGTGGGCGGCCCGCTGGTCGCCTTCGAGGTGATGCTCGAGGCCGTGCCGGAGCCGAAGGCCCGGCCGACCCGCTCCAAGGGCGCGCTGTCGGTCTCCGAGCTGATGCCGGTGCGGCGCGACTTCGCCTTCGTGGTCGACGAGGCGGTGGAGGCTGACAGGCTCGTCAAGGCGGCGCGCGGGGCCGACAAGACCCTGATCACGGAGGTCGGCGTCTTCGACGTCTTCCGCGGTCCGGCGATCGGCGAGGGCAAGAAGTCCGTGGCCATCGAGGTCGTCCTGCAGCCGCAGGGCAAGACCATGACGGACGAGGAGATCGAGGCGCTCGGCGCCAAGGTGGTGGCCGCCGCCGCGAAGGCGACCGGGGCGGTGCTGCGCGGCTGA